Proteins encoded by one window of Cuniculiplasma divulgatum:
- a CDS encoding Nre family DNA repair protein — protein MAKIIRYTKDKIISSLFMYNIVFPYCSSCKAKKNLCGLGYCPIIKNLKSSGLELKIVSGDAEADTPPGIFVGSYGYPEVLAGPTALFNPDVFDYGKERFGMKLEEVISMNSNVYRTASKMSIRRPDEKFHEYILESASSIKPFEIAFKTEHFSMHGPDTGDFFDTPVGSTAMVSNLRVTGNPKIPRMVDYIHGDNDLKSSEGLFKLFQEGFQPEYLQNILAGGLIGIDHQRKMVPTRWAITATDDILFKELKKDIIHSPWISDIMQFNMNYVGNSFQVVLFPGPFSFEMLEQWNRGSLWGQGSVSIDYEGIKGRTNYASNITGAYYAARLSVARYLRSIGKQASVIVVRTIGSEYHSPLGVWVIRSSVREALKNRPVRFSSNDEFLKESKLGIENAKDLSWIIRNQKRQKRLVDF, from the coding sequence ATGGCAAAAATTATTCGTTACACAAAAGATAAAATTATTAGTTCATTATTCATGTATAACATAGTGTTTCCGTATTGCAGTTCATGTAAGGCAAAAAAGAATCTTTGTGGACTTGGATATTGCCCCATAATAAAAAATTTAAAATCCAGTGGCCTAGAGTTAAAAATAGTCAGCGGAGATGCTGAGGCTGACACACCTCCTGGCATATTTGTTGGTAGTTATGGTTATCCAGAGGTTCTTGCCGGCCCAACTGCTCTCTTTAATCCTGATGTTTTTGATTACGGAAAGGAAAGATTTGGAATGAAACTGGAAGAGGTGATTTCCATGAATTCGAATGTCTATAGAACGGCTTCAAAAATGTCGATTAGAAGACCGGATGAAAAATTTCACGAATATATACTGGAAAGTGCTTCTTCCATAAAACCATTTGAAATTGCATTCAAGACTGAACATTTCTCCATGCATGGCCCAGACACGGGTGACTTCTTTGACACCCCGGTTGGATCGACTGCAATGGTCTCAAACCTTAGAGTTACGGGAAACCCTAAGATACCAAGGATGGTTGATTACATTCATGGAGATAATGATCTAAAATCATCGGAAGGCCTGTTTAAACTATTCCAGGAGGGATTCCAGCCAGAATATCTGCAGAACATACTTGCTGGTGGTTTGATAGGAATAGATCACCAGAGGAAGATGGTGCCCACGAGATGGGCAATAACTGCTACTGATGATATTCTTTTCAAAGAATTAAAGAAGGATATAATTCACTCACCATGGATCTCGGATATCATGCAATTCAACATGAACTATGTGGGTAATTCATTTCAGGTTGTACTCTTTCCAGGACCTTTCTCCTTTGAAATGCTGGAACAATGGAATAGAGGTTCCCTGTGGGGTCAGGGTTCTGTTTCCATTGATTATGAAGGGATTAAGGGAAGAACTAACTATGCTTCGAATATAACGGGGGCATACTATGCAGCAAGATTATCGGTTGCAAGATACCTCAGATCCATAGGAAAACAGGCCTCTGTAATCGTTGTAAGAACCATTGGTTCAGAATATCATTCTCCTTTAGGGGTATGGGTTATAAGGAGCTCTGTCAGAGAAGCATTAAAAAACAGGCCAGTAAGATTTTCTTCTAATGATGAATTCTTAAAGGAATCCAAACTGGGTATCGAAAATGCAAAAGATCTGTCGTGGATTATAAGAAATCAAAAGAGGCAGAAGAGACTGGTTGATTTCTAA
- a CDS encoding CoA-binding protein: MNEAKVIKDVLKGNKSVAVVGISNKTDRDSYKVSKYLMDHGFKVIPINPTFDQWEGLKCYPDLKSASKEHKIDVVDIFRKSEAVVPVVEESLTIKPEFIWMQLGVENMEAAKLAEENSIKVIMNKCIMEEHKKMNVGVA; the protein is encoded by the coding sequence ATGAACGAAGCAAAAGTTATTAAGGATGTTTTAAAGGGAAATAAGAGTGTAGCGGTAGTCGGAATTAGCAATAAAACTGACAGGGATAGTTATAAAGTTTCCAAATATCTAATGGATCATGGTTTTAAGGTAATACCAATCAACCCAACTTTTGATCAATGGGAAGGTCTCAAATGTTATCCGGACTTAAAATCAGCGTCAAAGGAACACAAGATAGATGTTGTAGATATCTTCAGAAAGTCAGAGGCAGTTGTTCCAGTTGTGGAAGAATCCTTAACCATAAAGCCAGAGTTTATATGGATGCAGCTTGGTGTAGAGAATATGGAAGCGGCAAAACTTGCTGAAGAAAACTCCATAAAAGTCATAATGAATAAATGTATTATGGAGGAACATAAGAAAATGAATGTCGGGGTAGCCTAG
- the psmA gene encoding archaeal proteasome endopeptidase complex subunit alpha, with amino-acid sequence MQQGQMAYDRAITVFSPDGRLFQVEYAREAVKRGSTALGIKFKDGVLLISEKRPRSKLMEQNSLEKIQLIDDFVGCVTSGLGADARVLIDFARIVTQQEKVSYGSLVNIENLVKKVADQMQQYTQYGGVRPYGVSIIFAGIDQVGARLFDSDPSGVINEYKATAIGAGRDQVLNYLEKEYKEDADEKTAIGIGIAALKSSMEEGAEYKTPEVASIRSDSTFKIFTKEEIEKLVK; translated from the coding sequence ATGCAACAGGGACAAATGGCATACGATAGAGCAATTACAGTTTTCTCCCCTGATGGGAGACTTTTTCAGGTTGAATACGCAAGAGAAGCAGTAAAAAGAGGTTCCACTGCTCTTGGAATCAAGTTCAAAGATGGTGTGCTTCTTATCTCAGAAAAAAGACCAAGAAGCAAGTTAATGGAACAGAACTCTCTGGAAAAAATTCAGTTAATCGATGATTTCGTAGGCTGTGTTACATCAGGTCTTGGAGCCGATGCAAGGGTCCTAATAGATTTTGCAAGAATTGTAACACAACAGGAAAAGGTTAGCTACGGGTCTCTGGTAAACATAGAAAATCTTGTCAAGAAAGTAGCAGACCAGATGCAACAGTACACACAGTATGGTGGAGTAAGACCATATGGGGTATCTATAATATTTGCAGGTATAGATCAGGTAGGAGCAAGGCTCTTTGATTCAGATCCATCTGGAGTCATTAACGAATACAAGGCAACTGCAATAGGAGCAGGGAGAGATCAGGTTCTTAACTATCTTGAAAAGGAATATAAGGAAGACGCAGACGAAAAGACAGCAATTGGTATTGGTATTGCAGCACTTAAATCTTCAATGGAGGAAGGAGCAGAATACAAGACTCCAGAAGTGGCATCAATCAGAAGCGACTCAACTTTCAAAATATTTACCAAGGAAGAAATTGAGAAACTGGTAAAATAA
- a CDS encoding 2-oxoacid:acceptor oxidoreductase subunit alpha, with protein sequence MDQNEVIVRVGGAAGDGVQSAGLIIARVFSRSGLYVSTYNYYQSIIRGGQSWYQVRASIKKVKNQGDDLDILIALNKDALERHTNPEINEGGASPVKGIVVYDKSVGEFKKFDGIKYCEMSLGEIAQKYSKNTLLKNTVAIGAVFGYLSIDFEELANVIRDQFGGKGEIAELNVKAAQEGYDTFVQKYGKAAKELKTPKKKMYLMAGGEAAGLGAVRAGLKAYFGYPMTPASSIIHYLASHEKKFNVFVKITEDEISAINMAIGANYAGIRAMTGSSGGGFALMTEAVGMAAEMEIPLVVYEAQRAGPSTGLPTKTEQGDLLQVLGASQGDFPKAIFSPRNIEETYYMVGEALNLAEKYQIPVFFMVDLYLAEHDETVENLKLDSNIERGQFATGNEKNYKRYEFTENGISLRALPGTPNLMHNEDSDEHDEKGDVVSDAVTDPLIRRKVMEKRMKKMDLLKKELPPTPQYRLEDAEYAVVQWGSTQGAVEEAVDILRNKGIKVGAIEVNRPYPVNPDILKLTKGKKKIIFVENNYTGQLLRLIKSELNLEADLITKYDGESFYPGKLAEDIEKKIKE encoded by the coding sequence ATGGATCAAAATGAAGTTATCGTCAGAGTAGGCGGTGCTGCAGGAGACGGTGTTCAGTCTGCAGGGCTAATAATAGCAAGGGTTTTTTCGAGGAGCGGATTATATGTCTCCACTTACAACTACTATCAGAGTATAATAAGAGGTGGGCAGAGCTGGTATCAGGTAAGAGCTTCAATAAAGAAAGTGAAAAATCAAGGAGACGATTTAGACATCCTCATTGCACTAAATAAGGATGCACTGGAAAGACACACAAATCCTGAGATAAATGAAGGTGGAGCATCACCTGTTAAAGGTATTGTTGTTTACGACAAAAGCGTAGGAGAGTTCAAGAAATTTGATGGCATAAAATACTGTGAAATGTCCCTTGGTGAAATTGCGCAGAAATATAGTAAGAACACTCTTCTGAAAAATACAGTAGCTATAGGAGCAGTTTTTGGATATCTTTCAATTGATTTTGAAGAACTTGCAAACGTAATACGAGACCAGTTTGGAGGGAAGGGCGAAATAGCAGAACTCAATGTAAAGGCAGCTCAGGAAGGTTATGATACCTTCGTGCAAAAATATGGGAAAGCAGCAAAAGAACTAAAAACGCCAAAGAAGAAGATGTATCTTATGGCCGGTGGTGAGGCTGCAGGATTGGGAGCAGTAAGAGCAGGATTAAAAGCATATTTCGGATATCCTATGACTCCCGCATCTTCCATTATTCATTATCTCGCATCACATGAAAAGAAATTCAATGTGTTTGTTAAAATAACGGAAGACGAAATTTCAGCAATTAACATGGCCATAGGGGCCAATTATGCTGGAATCAGGGCAATGACAGGTTCATCTGGTGGAGGTTTTGCTTTAATGACTGAAGCAGTGGGGATGGCTGCTGAGATGGAAATACCATTAGTTGTGTATGAGGCACAGAGGGCAGGTCCGTCAACTGGACTTCCAACAAAAACTGAGCAGGGCGATCTACTTCAGGTTTTAGGTGCATCACAGGGAGATTTTCCAAAGGCAATATTCTCACCAAGAAATATTGAAGAAACCTATTACATGGTAGGAGAGGCATTAAATCTGGCTGAAAAATATCAGATTCCAGTCTTTTTCATGGTAGATCTTTATCTTGCAGAACATGATGAAACAGTCGAAAATTTGAAACTTGATTCTAATATAGAAAGGGGGCAGTTTGCAACAGGAAATGAGAAAAATTACAAGAGATATGAATTCACTGAAAATGGAATCTCATTAAGAGCCTTACCTGGAACCCCAAATTTAATGCATAACGAGGATTCAGATGAGCACGATGAAAAAGGAGACGTTGTTAGTGATGCTGTAACTGATCCGCTTATTCGAAGAAAAGTAATGGAAAAAAGAATGAAGAAAATGGACCTGTTAAAAAAGGAACTCCCTCCAACACCCCAGTATAGATTGGAAGATGCTGAGTATGCGGTTGTGCAGTGGGGATCCACACAGGGTGCAGTTGAGGAAGCAGTTGATATACTCAGGAATAAGGGAATTAAGGTTGGAGCAATTGAAGTGAACAGACCTTACCCAGTAAATCCAGATATATTGAAACTTACAAAGGGAAAGAAAAAGATAATATTTGTAGAAAATAACTACACAGGACAGTTATTAAGACTAATTAAGTCGGAACTAAATCTTGAAGCAGATCTGATTACCAAGTATGATGGTGAATCGTTCTACCCAGGAAAGCTGGCTGAAGACATAGAGAAAAAAATAAAGGAGTGA
- a CDS encoding thiamine pyrophosphate-dependent enzyme, with the protein MVTLADFKGTVKADWCPGCGNFAQLTAIPMALAELGIKPQDTVIVSGIGCSSNMPEFVKAYGFHGIHGRSLPAASGIKWANPELTVIAYGGDGDGFNEGTQHFYHAARRNPDITYIVSDNQIFGLTTGQASPTSRLGMRTKTTPDGNIEPPINPVTMALNAGATFVAREFSGDVKHMQATIKKAIQHKGFSFIDVFSPCVTYNKDNTYDFFRKRVYKVEDEKHDPTDFMAAYKRADEWGDKIPIGIFYEANDMTYEERDSVMKTPLIKQPITKLTEEVLQEFY; encoded by the coding sequence ATGGTTACATTAGCAGATTTTAAAGGAACGGTAAAAGCAGATTGGTGCCCAGGATGTGGAAATTTTGCACAATTGACTGCAATACCAATGGCACTGGCAGAGTTAGGTATTAAACCACAAGACACTGTGATAGTATCTGGTATAGGTTGTTCAAGCAACATGCCGGAATTTGTAAAGGCATATGGATTTCATGGAATACATGGTAGATCACTTCCCGCTGCTTCGGGAATAAAATGGGCAAATCCTGAATTAACAGTGATTGCCTATGGTGGAGATGGTGACGGTTTCAATGAGGGTACACAACATTTTTACCATGCAGCAAGGAGAAATCCGGACATAACATACATAGTTTCAGATAATCAAATATTCGGGCTTACAACAGGGCAGGCATCTCCAACATCAAGGCTTGGAATGAGAACAAAGACCACTCCGGATGGAAATATTGAACCTCCAATAAACCCAGTTACAATGGCTCTCAATGCAGGTGCGACATTTGTGGCAAGAGAATTTTCAGGGGATGTTAAACATATGCAGGCAACAATAAAGAAAGCCATTCAGCACAAAGGGTTCTCGTTCATCGATGTTTTCAGTCCATGTGTGACTTACAACAAAGATAATACCTACGATTTCTTCAGGAAGAGAGTATACAAAGTGGAAGATGAAAAACACGATCCCACAGACTTTATGGCAGCGTATAAAAGGGCAGATGAGTGGGGAGATAAAATACCAATCGGAATCTTTTACGAAGCTAATGACATGACATATGAGGAAAGGGATTCAGTGATGAAAACTCCACTTATAAAACAACCAATAACAAAGTTAACAGAAGAAGTTCTTCAGGAATTTTACTGA